TGAGATTGTGTCATTcattagtcttttcaaagtctgttcaaagtcttctagtgtatgttAGGCATTAGGTTACCCCTGAACACTCTGTAGTGTAGTCTGCCTCTCCACAAGTGGCCTCTGCTCGGTCTGTTTATAGGTCATTTTGGGGTGAATTCTtatattaaaacatgttttaacatttCTATCAAGGCTATTTTATATCTCTTTTATATCTATCTCTTATATCGTATCGTATCTGTGTGCCTTTCTCTCCATTTTCTCCAATAAACAATGTTCACATTGTCAGTTCCTTCATTCAGATGTCCCCCCTTGCCACATTTGCATAGAGCCAatatgaagaggaggaaggattACACCGAGCAAAAACTGTTTCTATGAACATATGGGCATCTGACAGACTTGATAAAATGTGAACCTGTCCTTTAAGTAAAGACTGACAACAACAAGTTAAGACAGTGGTACTCACAGTAGATACGGAGGCCCATGATGACTAACAGTATCAGCCAACACACTGCTACCAGTAGAAAAGACTGAGAGAAGCAGTGAAACCTCTGGTCTGAGAGAGAAATAAGAACTCAGTTTACTTAATGATGCTGATTAATCAGTCAAAGGTGCTTCaaatacagaaagaaaagaatctGAGTTTTTaaaaatttacattttcaaactaTCATGATTGATGAATCTCATGTTTAACAACattaaatgtgtgaaatgtaCCTGGACGAGCAGCCACTTTCTCCACAGTGCATGCTGGTACATTAACATAGTCAGCTGCTGCTTCCTTGATTTCCTCTGAAAGATAAACATCAAACACAAATGTAGACATCATCCTGGCACATAAACATATAGTAGatttacatacagacacataaacaTTAGAGTATTTTTAATTACCAATTTCCTCCTGTGGATTTCTGTTCATCCTGAACAAATGTTTAAAGTCCTGCTGCAGTCCTGTATGACAGCGTCTGGTCAGCTGTGACAGTCTTACTGAACTTCTGCTTCTCACACATTGCGATCAATGATGTTGTAACTTCCTGAATGACATGGTCTGTTCTGACATGGAGTCAGCAATATGTAAGAATAAGACGATAACAACAATGTGTCGCAGCGTTTTTATTCAATGTAATGAAACAGGACTTTGCTTCTAGATAGATTAAACACTCTACATATTAATATGATTTACATTAAatgctgaagaaaaacaagtgaTGCAGTGCCTCCATTTTGGCTCATGAGTAGCAACAATATAACCTGtcacacaggaaacaggaagctgagcagtctgtctgtccctctcatCAATCTGCTGATATACAAATTATAAACATCACATCTCTAACAAAGGAGAACAAAAGCACATTCAGAGATATTAATAGTTAATAGTTTAGTAGCATACCCATAGGCGCGAGAAgtgggggtgctgcagcaccccctggTGGTGAAGCTTTAAAACTCCGATGACAATCAAATGAGAGCTTATAAATTTCTCTGGTTCTTGTTTCTGTTCCACGACATTTTGTATGTCATGTTTAGGGTGTgtgggatgaagagagggatcattttagtaattttaaaacaacaagcaTTCCACTCAGTCAAAGAACCTGCTCTCTTTGTATCAGCTCTACATCTACAAACAAGAGAGCTCTTCACCGAGGTGGAAAAGCTGATCCACttgtgcctctgtttaccagtgtCTACTGCTGGCTCCGAAAGGTCTTTCTCAGCTCTGCGCCGCCTGAAAACCTGGCTTCGTAGCACTATCACTCAGAGTAGACTTTCACACATGGCACTGCTTCATGTccacaaaaacattttggatGATCTGATATTCATGGTCTCATGGCAGAGTTTATCAGCCGAACTCCAGAGCCCAAATCTACGTTTGGTGTACCGAAATCATTGTAAAGTAGAGACACGGTGTCTTACATCTCTGCGTCTTTTTCCTGCCTCCGTGCAGACCCAGATGGTAGCCGATATTTAGCCTAGTATGATTGTGATTTATGTATGCCTAttataaagaaacaaatagTCTGTAACTTTTTAGAATTTGTCACATACTATCGGAAAAAGATTTTGCGTAGTCTGTTTCTTTGTGGCACTTAGGCCTTTTTTTGGCCGTTATGTGGTTTATGAACACTTAATCTACCTGTGGTTGtcttaaaataaacatacattgtcATCTAGAAAACCCATTCTGGTGCGTCAAGCTCCTTGTTTTAACAGACATTTTGATTATGCATGTATtgctaataatatataatttacattggttgcactatataaataacattttagtttatatgcatgcattcacacagatttagataggcctacttttttCATCACTGGTTTTTGGAGTTCCCTGTGCAGGCCATGTTGGGAtaggcttaacgtgaaaaagcttaacgtggtttaatgtatctaaacaacgatcaatgatcaccaattcataaccactgaaaactgtcaaaagacgaacccaaagtccaattattatagGTATCAAAGTTCAACTTGAATTGAAAGCCAACGAATAGTAGTGGGTCTTAAGCAAGGACTTGAATGTTTCAACGGTCCAAGATGTTTTTATATGAATAGGTAAACTATTCCAGAGGTTTGGAACAGCCACTGCAAAGGCTCGgtcacctttattttttaacctggatctgGGCACATCAAGGAGCATCTGATTGGAAGGCCTCAGTGCTTTGACAGGTGTGTCAGCAGAGATTTGAATGTTGAGAAGTGTTTGGCGATCATAAACGAGTAAAGCAGAGACATCTTGACAGTATGTACAGATAAATAGAGCGATAGCAAACAGCAAACTAAGCAGACGAGACGGAGACAGGCGACGTGCCATGCACACTGGCGCCATCTTAATCCGTCTAAGATTCGCCTTTTTCtacatttgtgttatttttcctctagttatcaaaaatataatttctTTTACTGCCTTTAATCCACTATTAATGTAAGATCCACTTTTGTAGTCACATATTGAGCTTCCTCTTCAAATACAGCCTAAATgcaagtaaaaaagtaaaaaaaagacaaacatagTTTGAGCATATTAATGGGAATTCATTCTGTACCACACTCATTCAGTTAACACAAGTGTGCCATGTTGGTaagcaaaaaaaacagtttttatgTTATTACACTTAGTGATTTGTGTTTCATATCCTGATGTAACCTTGTGGGAGACAACATTTCCCTTTTGGAATATGTACCAGTCTAATTGTTTGACATTAGTTCTTAACAACAATTAAGAACAGTTCTTGTTTTCGCATAAAACTTTTCACTTCCAGAAAGATTACTCCTTCCTTTTTACTTTGACTTTCATCAGAGGAGTAAAGAGCAGTGGCGGTGCGTGGCAAATTTTACAGAGGAAGCCAGTGAGCTTAGTATGGAGATCATATTGCCTtacataggcgccgatttatgttttcctccgtgggtgctcacgggcgcacgccctttaaaaaaaaaagtaatgaaaaaatgtttgcatgtttgtAATTTCTGATGTCCAAAGCTTTGCTCTGGAGTACCTGGAACAGTAGTTCAGTGTGGCCAAAAATGGTTTGAAAAACCTCAAGcatgaaaatgaaatcaaagTCGTTCAATTTCTGTTTCAGGGCAGAGCAATCGCATCCTTATCCCATCCAGGCTCAGTCATGATCCGATAAAAAGCAATCATCAATGATGTACGTCCCTCGTGTACAGCATGCACGGCCCGGCTTTTAAAGTTCCACCGAGTGGTACTCCCACCAGGTACTCGGATACTATGGTCCACCTCAGCGAGTAGTGCTGTCCGTTTACAGGAACGGCTGAAGAACTTGTGGAAGCAGTCAAGAGAGGCAAAAAAGAGCTTTGATTCCTGGATGTTGCTTGTCCCCTGAGCCAAAACTAAATTAAGTTTGTGTGCATAGCAGTGAATGAACAGAGCATGTGGACATTTCACCTTGACGAGTGCCTGTACACCGCCTCTTTGCCCACGATGCCGCTTGCTCCATCGTATGTCTGACAAATGAGCTTCGTTTCAGGATTATAGTCAGAAATTGCCCGCAGCAGTTATGGCTTCAGCATCTCATTCAAGGCAACATATCACATATCATGCCCTTTTCATTTACGTAGTGGATTATGACATTATGTCAATTGGCACTTgcaaatgctcaaatgtgaccccacctccacccctctttgatggaacttaaaatacatgtgcttgttcaattatttatgataaatctgaatattataatgaaatggacacttaatacaatacattattaacataaacaatgtacacaaatctaaactattgtaatgttgctgtgggacaaagtgagactagcctccaatcaaatgccatgtatgtagatattatgtttatatagtggatccataccaataacacaacacctcaacaggccacaactgggaaaaatgaaatgatgcttgttaagcactataccgaaaataaataacaaatatacactctatgtagtgcaaataacgtaagtggccttgatttcataacgccatacctgtctctctctcgttgactgactagcttgtgttgttcgttgtgtgtccgactatgcgtgctttcgaacaaccacccaactctacctctgattggctaaccatgacattttactcaacctcagccaatcgtcagcgtttatgcgcttgcgtcgtgcactgccctctaagggaccgtttggtatttatggaatggaccaccggaggaaaataggggagggtcatgtctttttattctttgctgaggggagggtcatccaacatttttcattccAGAGGGTatacttttgtattcatgaaacagcaacatttcaaagtggcttgtttggtgcatatttttccatgtagctcttagtcttggccctccttcgctaccagatgggtctgacccatgagtttgctgggggggcagggggagctgcccccctggtggctgaaacagataattgcattgtttaaaaaatgagtggaataattacgtctgacatgatcagatattttataaatatcttaaataacacaaaacaactaaatggtggtaggtaatacatctgatttcatatactgctttagtaaaaaaaacatattacctggctgacgatgggagcagcaggacgtaaaaaacgaaaatgactgttgcactagtctggacatcttaccgtgccaaccttgcaataaaggtttcctaaatgccgtgtatataaatgtgatgtcagcttactaattaattgcgggttttgtgtagattttggacttttatacgtttattccactttgtttaaacggcgaagtggagaggcctcgttcacctgtttggaaccggctggtgaatgtgacgctcgtaggccttgctggatacaccgggACCCTTtctgtggatctactgatcgctgtggattactttttttccatgtcattggattacgtcaaaatacggatcttttttcttaacgtgtcttaacgttttatggtgagtttggagaggcatctcaacagaacagtgttcaccgttacattttcagccaccgtctgtctattgcgttccaagacagccgtgccgcgattagatttcataagggcgaattgtaaaattgttacaatgtaatttaaaatctgctttaaaaataaacatatgtgttttggaatataatgttcatcttcggcagctttacctatgtgctaaaatatacaatgactgaggaagactagtgacgagtccatagcaaccagtgttgaattgtaatttcccagtgtcctttgctgaatggtctcaatgttttattgttttatttcatgtgaatactagtttactagaggagtaacttagtatttgaagtaatacAGTAATGCAGGAGGGCGTCTGGTCCCCTGTGACGGTCTCTACTGGATGTGACTGTTTTTCAATTAGGCAGCTAATAATAACATGTTGTTGTGAACAGGAACTCTATGTGGGCATTACTGTCCGAAGTGTCATGTGTCAAGTGTTATAAGATGAGATCACAGGGGGAACAAAGTCAGAAATGTACACTCTGGTGGCCTAAAATAATGATATGTTAATAAACAAATGTTAGATTATAACATGGCtgtatgaaaaataataatacagtatactgtTAGACAAAAGATAAGATGCTCACAGTTTAGTTCTATTATAGATTATCTCACCAGCAGATGAGAAtcaataatctttttttaaagtaacagAGACTTTATGAAGGGATGTGGTGACGTTTACAGTGTACCAACTTAATTTAGATTTCCCAGATAagtgtttgagttgtagttctgcTTTTAAGATGTCACAGTTGTTGATTGGTTAACCGCTAATGTCTCAAGTCTTCTCCTTTAAAGGTGTTATTTCacactgtgtgtctgcagcatcTTCAAGCAACGTTTGTGTCCGGTTCCATTTTTGGATGACAAATAGATTACCGCTGCCCAAGGAcgtaggttttgtttcaacattaggGGTGAAACATTACAACCGGGGGTCAGGGGGTCCTCCCACATAACATTTTCAACATCAGACACTTCATTTCACGGATTCTGGTGAATTTCTATGCAACAATATAtgttgcaaatgtctttattcatgtaaaggaaattattattattctgtatTGTTCATGTACTTCTCAACAACAAATCTATTACAGAATGAGATCTTGTTAAAGctccaaagtttaaatctacataaaagACAAGAAATCACATCTTTATTTCTCACgccctgttgtgttctttaacccctcGATATAGCACGAGTAGACACAGTTATTGTTTCCTGTtcatgttttgagccccctgaacggttattttacctcttttggggagtgggttgtctttcatagagGACAAATCGACCTCTTCTAAATATATGGGAcattggacttaagtacagtacctagagtaaatgtacttagttacattccaccactgcctcaGGACACTTTTGTTGTAAGGCGTTTTTCTAAAATCAATCTTCAAAATCTTTCCACTGTGACGACCTTTAGTCAACTTCtgctttaatgtttgtttttgtgactgtcattttttttctatctgCATCTCGCACATCCTTTTCAATTATGTTGTAACTTCCTGAATGATGTGGTTCCTTCAATATgtaaaaaagaagatgatgaaaaccatgtgtcaCAGCGTTTTTATTCAATGTAATAAcacatcactttttttctagACAGATGAATAGAAAACACTACATATTCATATtatttaaatctaaatgctaaAGAAAAGATCTCTGGGgacattttgtgaaaaacaGGTGATGCAGTGCCTCCATTTTGGCTCATGAGTAGCAACAATATAACCTGtcacacaggaaacaggaagctgagcagtctgtctgtccctctcatCAATCTGCTGATATAGAAATTATAAACATCACATCTCTAACAAAGGAGAACAAAAGCACATTCAGAGATATTAATAGTTAATAGTTTAGTGCCCCTTCAGgccacacattgtatttttCTCAGATTGTCAGTAGCCAACATCTAATTCATCTATACAACACATCTGACATGTACATGCactgtcacagacacacacacacagctttgaaAAAGTAATCACTGTAAATATttatgtttctcttttttcataCAGTCATAcataattttgtatttttaatcatgaaaacagaacatttaaatTGTGACGTAGAAGTCTTCCCAGTTTGATATCTATAAGCCAGTTGATATTATCATACAGAGCATCCAGTAACCTTCTCAAGTCTGACTGCAGTGTTTAAAAAGATAAAGCCTTCTTTTTGCAGATCCATCCGTTTTTCTCAGCACAGCTCTCTGATTTCCATCTGAAGTCGtcagaaactacacactgacCGTCAGTAGGAGGTGGAAATAGTTCACGGTATCTGACACTGAGGGAAGAACATGATGTTTAGATCAAGGCTGATAGATTTTAGGATTCAAAGTGTTTAGGAATGTGTCTCTTACCTTTCAGTCAGATCACTTCCATCGATCCACTTCCATCTCCCTCCTTCAGCTCTCAGGCCAATCCAGGATCTGTTGGCGTACCTGCTGTACCGGCTGTAAACATGGAGTGCATACTGACAAGAGAAAAACATTAATCAGAGATTTAAACACTATACTTTAATAATCACACTGATCTACGGACTCACAGTGTGTTCAGACCTAGAGAAAATACATTCAATTGCGTCATAAAAATTCCCACTGCTTCCTCATTACCTCATCCTTGTCATCATGTACAACGACCAAATCTGAACTCCGTTCTCTGCAGTCTTCTCGAGCTTCTTCCCAGGTTTTCTGATCAGGAGGATCATTAATCAGATAGCAGCTGGACTCGATGAGTTTAGTCTTATAGCTGGACCGGAAGACTCTCCAGCCCTTCTGACAAGCTCTACACCGTCTCTCTGAATCTACAGAGACCAACCAATACACAACATTACTGCactgtgttattattattatcagttaTTATAGGATGTAATTAATGGGATCTGAACATACCGTTATTTACTTTGGGGCAGTATTCATCAATGCTCCACTGAGCTCGACTGATGTTTTGTATTTGTCCTGTTAAGTTGTTCCTCTCAGTCTCCAGATCCTGGTTTACTGCAGTCAGGTCTGTGATCATCATAGtgataatgcagtttagtttttttatcaaTTATGCCACTTTAGTGTTTCAccttataataaaatacattacagGATGGATTCACATGTTTCAAATCTATCTTAAAACAATAGTCAGGTGTTCATATGGACATTAAAACTGAGTTTTCTTGCTCTGatcattcctcctgttcatactgGAGAATAATCTTTCTAATGCACTTCCAAAGTAAGAGACAGAGGACGAAGTCCACAGTCCTACTTCAGTCGTCTAAGTTtgccaaaatatgttttttatctttaaatatCTTTGTGTTGTTATCACTCTGCTTCAGAAATCCTGTCTGGGAAAACACAAAGAGTGAACTTGGTACTATAAAGGTTGTAACTGTactgctgaagcctcatatTAGCTTCAGATCAACTTTGGAATACATCTTTGAGCAGAgccaggatgaagaggaggaaggattACACCGAGCAAAAACTGTTTCTATGAACATATGGGCATCTGACAGACTTGATAAAATGTGAACCTGTCCTTTAAGTAAAGACTAACAACAACAAGTTAAGACAGTGGTACTCACAGTAGATACGGAGGCCCATGATGACTAACAGTATCAGCCAACACACTGCTACCAGTAGAAAAGACTGAGAGAAGCAGTGAAACCTCTGGTCTGAGAGAGAAATAAGAACTCAGTTTACTAGATGATGTTGATTAATCAGTCAGAGATTAGATGATTAGACTctattgatcccaaattgggaaatttcagtgctacagcagcacaatataagacacacatacagaatataaaagaaataataataaataaaacaagaacaacTATTCAAAAAACAAAGAATGTACAAACGTATATAGAACTGGTGAATAAATAATGTACAacctacttaaatagtatttataaagatgtaagtaaaacctatgtttgtgcaagttgAACTTAGTGCAGTATTGTCATCAGGGTTCAtaattagcaccatctactagccacgtgctggtaaaatatgcaagtggctggtagatttgcttcactcaccagccaataaaaacaatggtaatctattgaatAGCTGGTAAAATTGCTATTTGGCTAGTGGacgaaaaaagtaaattttgaaccctgactgtgatgtatatgagtcttatctaacactcactgatgaagtgttaaaaccttgtattgcctgtggtaggaatgttttttttgtagcaaTACTACAATCCagggtttgatttaacgtcattATTGGTATGACAGTGATGCGGCTAGGACCGAGGTGAATAACTACCACACATAGAAACACCAATCTGCTTTATTAGCTCAATCTTGTTGTAACTGTAagatatctgctgaaaaaaCTAATTTTTCCATTGACACATTTAGTTCCTGTACCTCTCCGAAATTCATATtcaactattttttatttttaacatagcGCCGAGTCATCGGCACAGCTGATCAAAACATTTCCAGTGAAAGTTAACTTCAGTGCGTTGTAACAAATAAGCCATTTAATCCGATGAATCTTTGATATACATGAGATGGAGAGCTTTTGTGTTCCATCGTGGTTCCTGAtttacatgaatacaaatgtttcaaaaacTATTTTTCAATTCAGCTCTGTAACGTTGATACAGAAATGGCTGAGTAATATTTTAAGTGATGTCTGTGGTGTTCTCAAACGGCTCTGGGTGTGCCGTCGTGCTGATTGGAGCACGCCCTAAAtgtctagttgaccaatcagattgtctcATCATTCGGATCTACTCTAAGTGTTAcaggagaaaaatgaaaaacattttcaacctTCAAACAATCACAATTTTAGCATCATCATTGATGAATAAATATCACGTTTAACGACGttaaatgtgtgaaatgtaCCTGGACGAGCTGCCACTTTCTCCACAGTGCATGCTGGTACATTAACATAGTCAGCTGCTGCTTCTTCCTTCATTTCCTCTGAAAGATAAACATCAAACACAAATGCAGACATCATCCTGGCACATAAACATATAGTAGatttacatacagacacataaacaTTAGAGTATTTTTAATTACCAATTTCCTCCTGTGGATTTCTGTTCATCCTGAACAAATGTTTAAAGTCCTGCTGCAGTCCTGTATGAGAGCTGTTAGGAGGGCGTCTGGTCCCCTGTGACGGTCTTTACTGGACTCCTACTTTGAGGatgtgacagttttttttttaattcggCAGCTAATAATAACGTGTTGTTGTGAACAGGAAATGTGGGCATTACTTTTCGAAGTGTCTTATAAGATAAGATCGCAGGGGGAACAAAGTCAGAAATGTACATACTCTGGTGGCCTAAAATGTTAATAAACAAATGTTTGATTATAACATGCCTGTAAACGTTGCCATTGGCGTTTTCATTTAATTCTGCAGCTAATAAGAACGTGTTGTTGTGAAGGGGAAGTACAGTGTGTGCATTACTGTCCGAAGTGTCTTAAAAGATGAGATCACAGGGGGAAAAAAGTCAGTGTCATAGTATCATAGTGTCTACAGACCACAAGGCCAACAAAGTCAGAAATGTACAGACTCTGGTTGCCTAAATAATTACActaattacaaaaatgttttttttgcttttgctgCCAATGTGTCGTCATGCTACGTGTTTTCCGTTCTAATTTGGATCTGGATCTGGTATTTTGGTTCTATGTCCTGTCTCCTTGTGATTGTGTAATTTATGGTCttgttttgtattatgttctgtttcctgttttattgtgatagtctggttttctgtgctgtcttgtctagttttacttcctgtgttttcccgcccttgtgattgcctgatgtttctcacctgtttcccagcccttgtgtcacctgcctcttgttaacTCGTTACCCTGTTTATTTAGTCGTTTTCTTCCACTTGTCCTGCGTcagatcattttgtgtttgttcctgcaaatttttaccaacaagctaaaacaactGTTGggttgtagtctaactgtttatcttagtttgccgggaatcttgaaatttggacacATTCTTATGAACTTAAATGCTGGCTGAGCgagccatcctctccgctgcagcggtaaacctatggatgtattataagaccaaaacagatgcatgtggctacttaatatgcatgtGAATGACGCGACCATTATGTTTGCGTTCTtcattcttgatgatgatgctggttgtattattttgcaacaacatcgtttcattgcaaatgaggcatacatGACGAATGCGTAGCCTGCTATTCtgtccattcatcattaaagctgGGCTTTTCCACGTCAAATTTCAGCTTCAGCttctttgacagtgacattcttacctgacaacagccgtttctttctgcaagcattttccaccaatcaggacgctgcatgtttccctaatcacagactttaaccgtcactcctcagtgaactgcctcctagtctgagatctttttctacttaaagagccagttatcattatggagtttccatgttttttaggaggttgctcacactaatacatgtaaaaataaaataaaaaatagcattaattctgcaagaaagtgaacatttcgaacaagaataggcgtattaggtataaattcattttattttctttatttgaaagtccgcccccggagtgtctgcttagaaacattctggcccttggaacaatgtagttgatgacccctgccctacaggttgtctcattggaactacagggttagggttaggttctCCTTTAATGGTGTTAAACAACACTGTATGTGTAGCATTTTCCTACGCTGCTGCTGCCGTCAAcctaaaacacatttggtaactttatcagccttttctaattatctcaacaactgcaaCTGCagttgtctcggtctcaacccctcaaagccTTGGTCTTGCCTCGGTCTCAATACACTGTGAGTTTCTGTACGAGTGTGAGTTGATATgagagcgacacacacacacacacacactgataagtGAAGGCGAGTCAGGCGTTAACATTTCGCTGACTGTCTTTGATGTGAGTCATCTTCCCTCTGCTGTCGAGTCCAACAGGAACACAGAGAAAGATCAAGTGAGACATAATGAGAACGAGAATGTTTGTCATGTGTAAAAAACTCCAACTCTGGTcatttttggatgttttcactTTAGTTTAAGAACGAGACGGTTCAGTGTGTCCTgagaaaagacaagaatgtcTCAGGAAGAAgggagaaaaaaggaaagacCGTGAGGTTGGTCCAGCTAAatgtgcaatatatatataatataatgtgcatatacagtggggcaaaaaagtatttagtcagccaccaattgtgcaagttctcccacttaacaagatgagagaggcctgtcattttcatcataggtacacttgacaaaatgagaaaaaaaaatccagaaaatcacattgtaggatttttaatgaatttatttgcaaatgatggcggaaaataagtatttggtcaataactaAAGTTAATCTctat
This sequence is a window from Sander vitreus isolate 19-12246 chromosome 6, sanVit1, whole genome shotgun sequence. Protein-coding genes within it:
- the LOC144518896 gene encoding CD209 antigen-like protein C translates to MNRNPQEEIEEMKEEAAADYVNVPACTVEKVAARPDQRFHCFSQSFLLVAVCWLILLVIMGLRIYYLTAVNQDLETERNNLTGQIQNISRAQWSIDEYCPKVNNDSERRCRACQKGWRVFRSSYKTKLIESSCYLINDPPDQKTWEEAREDCRERSSDLVVVHDDKDEYALHVYSRYSRYANRSWIGLRAEGGRWKWIDGSDLTESVRYRELFPPPTDGQCVVSDDFRWKSESCAEKNGWICKKKALSF